The Arachis hypogaea cultivar Tifrunner chromosome 16, arahy.Tifrunner.gnm2.J5K5, whole genome shotgun sequence genome contains a region encoding:
- the LOC112697542 gene encoding uncharacterized protein, producing the protein MSFLSCFHLSKTSDDCPPHPPLRPQHFLTTQTSYTYQTAAGTVTVTWSQSIFGRSLQLHLHNHHPFNPPTFNLRINAFPFSFRNKKRGHKSLSHNIRIFWNLSKARFGNRPEPESNYLLALTLDDSIALLVGDVPLKDACATCKARDPKNRQVLVTRKEYVDVHANGVSNRIYSTSATIAGRTRELEVEYHGGGGDDSENSRLLFSFDGEKVLEVKRLRWKFRGNERVEIGEGGHVQITWDVHNWLFKKEEYQHYYNNYNNSYNNKNNNLGKSDDGHAVFMFKFEEDEDFGETYWNDSECGKTGKSLLLSSSSFSMSSSLGSFGGSSSVMEWSNLEESELIGPVGLTLLVHAWRIGI; encoded by the exons ATGTCCTTCCTTTCATGCTTCCACCTCTCAAAAACTTCCGACGACTGTCCGCCGCATCCACCGCTGCGGCCGCAACACTTCTTGACAACACAAACCAGCTACACATACCAAACCGCCGCCGGCACCGTCACCGTGACATGGTCTCAGTCCATCTTCGGCCGGTCCCTCCAGCTCCATCTCCACAACCACCACCCTTTCAACCCTCCCACCTTCAACCTCCGCATCAACGCTTTCCCTTTCTCCTTCCGCAACAAGAAGCGCGGGCACAAATCTCTCTCTCACAACATAAGAATCTTCTGGAACCTCTCCAAAGCCAGGTTCGGTAACCGTCCGGAGCCTGAGTCTAATTACCTCCTTGCCCTCACGCTAGACGACTCCATCGCACTCCTCGTCGGAGATGTACCGCTCAAAGATGCATGCGCCACGTGCAAGGCACGTGATCCCAAGAACCGCCAGGTACTCGTCACCAGGAAAGAGTACGTCGACGTCCACGCCAACGGTGTCTCCAACAGAATCTACTCCACGTCAGCAACGATCGCAGGAAGAACGAGAGAGTTGGAGGTTGAATATCACGGCGGCGGCGGCGACGATAGCGAAAACTCGAGGCTTCTGTTTAGTTTCGACG GAGAGAAGGTTTTGGAAGTGAAGAGGTTGAGGTGGAAGTTTCGGGGGAATGAGAGAGTGGAAATTGGTGAAGGTGGTCACGTGCAAATCACGTGGGACGTTCATAACTGGCTATTCAAAAAGGAGGAATACCAACACTACTACAACAACTATAACAACTCCTACAATAATAAGAATAACAATCTGGGTAAAAGTGACGATGGTCACGCCGTGTTTATGTTCAAGTTCGAGGAGGACGAGGATTTTGGGGAGACTTATTGGAACGATTCGGAATGCGGAAAAACTGGCAAGAGTTTATTATTGTCATCGTCGTCGTTTTCGATGTCGTCTTCGCTGGGATCATTCGGCGGAAGCTCCTCCGTGATGGAGTGGTCCAATCTTGAAGAGAGCGAGTTGATTGGTCCCGTTGGATTAACTCTTCTTGTTCATGCTTGGAGAATTGGAATTTGA